The genomic DNA GAGCTGGATGAGATCTACGACACCCGCATTGCCGCGCGCCTGATGGATGTCATCGAAAGCCGCCTATGACATTGACCCCGCCGATGCGCTCGCTGGCCCTGCTGCTCGCCCTGCTCCTGCTGACTGCCTGCAGCAGCGAGGAGCCGCAACACCGGGAGCGTTTTTACGCCATGGGCACGCTGGTCGAGGTGAGCATCCTGGGCCAGCCGGAGCGCACGGCCAGCGAGGCGGCCGACCGCGTCCGTCGCCTGCTGGAGGACTACCAGGCGCGCTGGCATCCGGCCGGCGACGGCGAACTCGGGCGCATCAACCGGGCGCTGGCCGCCGGGGAGTCCGGCCCGCCCGCCAGTGACGAATTGCTCGATTTGCTGGCCGAGGGCCGGGAGCTGGAATCGCTCACCGGCGGGCTGTTCAGCCCCGCCATCGGCAAGCTGATCCGGCTCTGGGGGTTCGAGGGCGACGGCAGCGAGGGCCGCGTCCCCGAGGAGACGACCCTCGAGGACTGGCTGGCGGACCGCCCCACCCTCGCCGCCCTGCGCCAGGAAGACGGCCGCCTGGCCAGTGACAACCGCCAGTTACAGCTCAACCTCGGCGGGTACGCCAAGGGCCATAGCATCGGCAAGGCCATTGAGCACCTGCGGGAACAGGGCATCAGCCGCGCCGTGGTCAATGTCGGCGGCGACCTGGTCACCCTGGGCCAGCCGCGGGACCGCCGCTGGCGGATCGGCATCCGCCACCCCCACCAGGAGGGCATCATCGCCTCCCTGGAGATCGGCAGCGGGACGGCGGTGTTTACCTCCGGTGATTACGAGCGGGACTTCGAGCACGAAGGTGAGCGCTACCACCACATCCTCGACCCCCGGACAGGGCGCCCGGCGCAGGGCCTCAGTGCCGCCACCGTGGTCCACGACGACCCGGTCCGGGCCGACGCCGCCAGCACGGCCCTCATGCTGGCCGGCCCGGAGGACTGGCCGGCGATGGCACGGCGACTGGGCGTCACCCGGGTCATGCTGGTCGAGCCGGACGGTCGCATCCACCTCACCGACTCCATGGCGGCGCTACTGCAGGTGGAGCAGGACCCGGAGGCCGGCGTACAGCGCTGGCCAGACCCGTGACCTGGACCGACCGGCTGCTGCTGATAACTGCCGTGGCCGGGGTTGCCGCCCTCTACCCCTGGCTGTGGGGCGAGCGGGGCGGCGAGGCGGAGGCCGTGCGGATCTGGGCCGGCGAGGAGGAGTATGCCCGGTACCCGCTCGATCAGCCGCGACGGGTGGAGGTGCCCGGCCCGCTGGGCACCACGGTGGTCGAGATCGCTGAGGGCGGCGCCCGCGTGATCGCCGACCCGGGCCCGCGCCAGATCTGCGTGCGTGCCGGCCGGCTCGACACCCCGGGCGACCAGGCGCTCTGCCTGCCCAACCGGGTCACGGTAGAGATCATCGGCGCCGACCCGCGCTACGACAGCATTCACTATTAACATGGCCGCACCCCGCTACCGCCCCCTGCAAAGCGACCGCGACGACCTGCGCATCGCCACCCTGGCCGCGCTGGCGCTGGCGATCCACGTGGCGGAAGCCGCGCTGCCCAGCCCGCTCCCGGGCGTCAAACCGGGCCTGGCCAACATCATCACCGTCACCGCCTGCTGGCTGTACGGCTGGCGGGTGGCCGCCTGGATCACGGTGCTGCGGATCGTTGCGGGCGGCATCCTGGTGGGCACCCTGCTCTCACCCACCTTCTTCCTGAGCCTGGCCGGCGGTCTGGGGGCGCTGGGCGGGCTGGCCCTGGCCCGCGCCCTGCCCGGCACCGGCCCGGTGGGGTACAGCCTGCTGGCCGCCCTGGCTCACATGGGCGCCCAGTTCACCGCGGCCTGGTGGCTGTTCATCCCCCACCCGGGGCTCTGGCTACTGT from Alkalispirillum mobile includes the following:
- a CDS encoding FAD:protein FMN transferase — encoded protein: MTLTPPMRSLALLLALLLLTACSSEEPQHRERFYAMGTLVEVSILGQPERTASEAADRVRRLLEDYQARWHPAGDGELGRINRALAAGESGPPASDELLDLLAEGRELESLTGGLFSPAIGKLIRLWGFEGDGSEGRVPEETTLEDWLADRPTLAALRQEDGRLASDNRQLQLNLGGYAKGHSIGKAIEHLREQGISRAVVNVGGDLVTLGQPRDRRWRIGIRHPHQEGIIASLEIGSGTAVFTSGDYERDFEHEGERYHHILDPRTGRPAQGLSAATVVHDDPVRADAASTALMLAGPEDWPAMARRLGVTRVMLVEPDGRIHLTDSMAALLQVEQDPEAGVQRWPDP
- a CDS encoding NusG domain II-containing protein; translation: MTWTDRLLLITAVAGVAALYPWLWGERGGEAEAVRIWAGEEEYARYPLDQPRRVEVPGPLGTTVVEIAEGGARVIADPGPRQICVRAGRLDTPGDQALCLPNRVTVEIIGADPRYDSIHY
- a CDS encoding Gx transporter family protein: MAAPRYRPLQSDRDDLRIATLAALALAIHVAEAALPSPLPGVKPGLANIITVTACWLYGWRVAAWITVLRIVAGGILVGTLLSPTFFLSLAGGLGALGGLALARALPGTGPVGYSLLAALAHMGAQFTAAWWLFIPHPGLWLLLPPLMTAAIVFGVLNGIMAQAMIRELGSQPARDGHEAT